In Drosophila santomea strain STO CAGO 1482 chromosome 2L, Prin_Dsan_1.1, whole genome shotgun sequence, a single window of DNA contains:
- the LOC120447719 gene encoding protein SMG8, translating into MMKDYYTWTYPDIPENVSQELRQLKSSLVVVGIVGRSKCDQANKMQAFGMEPPIEHTAKEGQVQCYYKPGTSSLLLHFETTYDEAILGQMIDVCMEDVETPFDFDSFYERMRCRFVRMMLLALHACHIVVYVETGQTFDPTLVTVFQLLKFAREQHLMQFLPQMLRETPAARMSERARLCAPRILFLFENFPRDEPKTRECVSAYEFQTEDCIYELLRHHNIVTNSSSSSLVALPNNKQFVFFNAHEQLHEDKLLKAIDCLNQAMYKPDAKEEEEDLEILELAPFEGFVKPYNLPVDEKELEKQQYKQDHTVWHFLQRHVQDALLGCFDEGSFKQHSQQGQFQLLNIHEWHNYMATLHKLLVENAKDPNQETSNEDYKLFLKSFDESLNYEKKFWAHLCELGLKKGIAAYKNAAPANYGSSTHRQLLADATVAFEEEGRGPQANAALAKMAAICQKHWQDGRQQCEQLSLRSHPCTLPKNLPHEKHNSGVIHISSCNCGRTQGRREDPFNLRQANYEFYEHIAQMCNLCVKVKQYQLPIFEPSVSDYRAAAFEAAFPLLHTGKSGAPQDEDGEDEAEDEEGEESQEQQQPAEEQRQNTASNGCSQPLSPTFGSDLNMSIAGFGASLNESQASSEQLSNSEQNSTSSGTSSADTENELVVELQELHAKKEAREDVGPADAFSTSTTEYLPGLVHTVSNFGLLPLFPSWSLACVGPSSIYSHNTGLQEHFQSGFLSGANFLLPWDVQLRLVHAPKQQHHTHHQQQHLGKKQQRWKKQGDRLSLKIFVGMEYECSRGHRFMMCAPDRVLRGGADIERETCSKVVHNNMPLYYPCPCRSQTSYLAQLMRIHVVTPKAPVNIIVDPKVCVGKGKYTFTLGSIVPPRLSQSAYWIIRLPYVYQGDDVLIAPPEKLEPDDPLAGGYLLPGMFGVAETDPTLDLNEPGRMGASAAGNFTRI; encoded by the exons ATGATGAAGGACTACTACACCTGGACTTACCCGGATATACCCGAAAATGTGTC ACAGGAGCTGCGGCAGCTGAAGAGCTCGCTGGTTGTGGTCGGCATCGTTGGCCGGTCGAAATGCGACCAGGCCAACAAGATGCAGGCCTTCGGCATGGAACCGCCCATAGAGCACACGGCCAAGGAGGGCCAGGTGCAGTGTTACTACAAGCCGGGCACCTCCagcctgctgctgcacttCGAAACCACCTACGACGAGGCAATTCTGGGCCAGATGATAGATGTATGCATGGAGGATGTGGAGACTCCCTTTGACTTTGACAGTTTCTACGAGAGGATGCGATGCCGCTTCGTGCGCATGATGCTGCTGGCCCTGCATGCCTGCCACATTGTGGTCTACGTGGAAACTGGGCAGACATTCGACCCGACGCTGGTCACCGTGTTCCAGTTGCTTAAGTTCGCCAGGGAACAGCATTTGATGCAGTTCCTGCCACAAATGCTTAGGGAAACGCCTGCCGCCAGGATGAGCGAAAGGGCACGACTGTGCGCGCCTAGGATTCTTTTCCTATTCGAGAACTTTCCCCGCGACGAGCCCAAGACTCGCGAATGCGTCTCTGCCTACGAGTTCCAGACGGAGGACTGCATCTACGAACTTTTGCGTCACCACAACATCGTGAccaatagcagcagcagttcgCTCGTAGCACTTcccaacaacaaacaattCGTCTTCTTTAACGCACACGAACAGTTGCATGAGGACAAGCTGCTAAAGGCCATCGATTGCCTCAATCAGGCAATGTACAAGCCAGATGCCaaagaggaggaggaagacCTGGAGATCTTGGAGTTGGCTCCCTTCGAGGGCTTCGTCAAGCCCTATAACTTGCCGGTCGATGAGAAGGAGTTGGAGAAGCAGCAGTACAAGCAGGACCACACGGTATGGCACTTTCTGCAGCGACACGTTCAGGACGCCTTGTTGGGCTGCTTCGATGAGGGCTCCTTCAAGCAGCACTCACAGCAGGGCCAGTTCCAGCTCCTTAATATCCACGAGTGGCACAATTACATGGCCACGCTGCACAAGTTGCTGGTGGAGAACGCAAAGGATCCCAACCAAGAAACCAGCAATGAGGATTAT AAACTCTTCCTGAAAAGCTTCGACGAGAGCTTGAACTATGAGAAAAA GTTTTGGGCTCACCTCTGCGAACTGGGCCTGAAGAAGGGCATCGCCGCCTACAAGAACGCTGCACCCGCGAACTATGGCAGCTCCACGCACCGACAACTTCTGGCGGATGCCACCGTTGCCTTCGAGGAGGAAGGTCGCGGCCCACAGGCGAATGCGGCACTGGCGAAGATGGCAGCCATATGCCAGAAGCACTGGCAGGATGGACGTCAGCAGTGCGAGCAGCTTAGCCTGCGATCCCATCCCTGCACACTGCCCAAAAACCTGCCGCACGAGAAGCACAACAGCGGAGTGATCCACATCTCCAGCTGCAACTGCGGTCGCACTCAGGGCCGCCGAGAGGATCCGTTCAACCTGCGACAAGCGAACTACGAGTTCTACGAGCACATCGCCCAAATGTGCAACCTATGCGTTAAGGTCAAGCAGTACCAGCTCCCCATTTTCGAGCCCTCGGTGAGTGATTACCGTGCGGCGGCCTTTGAAGCTGCGTTTCCTCTGCTCCACACGGGAAAAAGTGGTGCGCCGCAAGACGAAGACGGCGAGGACGAAGCGGAGGACGAGGAGGGCGAGGAGAGtcaggagcaacagcagccggcGGAGGAGCAGAGACAGAATACCGCCAGCAACGGCTGCTCACAGCCCCTCTCGCCCACCTTTGGCTCCGATTTGAACATGTCCATTGCCGGATTTGGAGCCTCGCTGAACGAGTCACAAGCCAGTTCCGAGCAGCTATCCAATTCCGAGCAGAATTCCACCAGCAGTGGCACCTCCAGCGCCGATACGGAGAACGAACTTGTGGTTGAGCTCCAGGAGCTCCATGCCAAGAAGGAGGCTCGCGAAGACGTAGGCCCAGCCGATGCCttctccacctccaccacGGAGTATCTGCCGGGCTTGGTGCACACTGTCAGTAACTTTGGCCTGCTGCCGCTCTTCCCAAGCTGGTCGCTGGCCTGTGTGGGTCCCAGTTCCATTTACAGCCACAACACCGGGCTGCAGGAGCACTTCCAGAGCGGCTTCTTGTCCGGCGCCAATTTCCTGCTGCCCTGGGACGTCCAATTGCGGCTAGTCCATGCACCCAAGCAGCAACACCACAcgcaccaccagcaacagcatctTGGAAAGAAGCAGCAGCGCTGGAAAAAGCAAGGCGATCGACTGTCTCTCAAAATATTCGTGGGCATGGAGTACGAGTGCTCCCGCGGACATCGGTTCATGATGTGCGCCCCGGATCGGGTGCTGCGCGGTGGAGCTGACATCGAGCGGGAGACCTGCAGCAAGGTGGTGCACAACAACATGCCGCTCTACTATCCCTGTCCCTGCCGGTCCCAGACGAGCTATCTAGCGCAGCTGATGCGCATCCATGTGGTGACGCCCAAGGCGCCGGTCAACATCATTGTGGATCCCAAGGTGTGCGTGGGCAAGGGAAAGTACACCTTCACCCTGGGCAGCATAGTTCCGCCGCGCCTGTCGCAGAGCGCCTATTGGATCATCCGGCTGCCCTACGTCTACCAGGGAGACGATGTCCTCATCGCTCCGCCCGAGAAACTGGAACCGGACGATCCGCTGGCCGGTGGCTATCTCCTGCCTGGAATGTTCGGCGTGGCGGAGACGGATCCAACGCTGGATCTGAATGAGCCTGGCAGGATGGGAGCTTCTGCAGCGGGAAATTTCACTAGGAtctaa
- the LOC120457041 gene encoding protein phosphatase 1 regulatory subunit 14B has product MQCGLEQMNDCERSPNRTNLRVNFNEKGAEVKERREKFLTAKYGSHQMSLIRKRLAVEMWLYDELQKLFDPPNEAIDVDIDEILDMDTDDIRRSHLIRLLSVCKRPQSDISKFIGDLLDRAKTL; this is encoded by the exons ATGCAGTGCGGTCTGGAGCAGATGAACGACTGTGAGCGGTCGCCGAACCGGACGAACCTTCGGGTCAACTTCAACGAGAAGGGGGCGGAGGTGAAGGAGCGGCGGGAGAAGTTCCTCACGGCCAAGTACGGGTCACACCAGATGAGCCTCATCCGCAAGCGGCTGGCCGTGGAGATGTGGCTCTACGACGAGCTCCAGAAGCTCTTCGATCCACCA AACGAGGCCATCGATGTGGACATAGACGAGATACTGGACATGGACACAGATGACATCAGGAGATCTCATCTTATA AGATTACTGTCCGTCTGCAAACGCCCGCAATCAGACATATCGAAGTTCATTGGCGATCTGCTGGACCGCGCAAAAACCCTGTAA
- the LOC120453304 gene encoding AF4/FMR2 family member lilli, with translation MIAKLALPFLLMIAEAAATAEQVEYLEYLQSSPAEHRLSKRMDLEVCIGHFDVHKNTIIRTGESQAIGGKYLQGIELDTIEECERLCCETDACDVYIFERKAGGYCYLFECGPPEDFRCKFTRHANYTSAVLNPQPKPVGELVTTPRPQLPHIPSNNVSQQEWELSNLKLKPEVRDKPTVSTAAVVAPTSGTGVGLGVGQSSVYQAQGVPAAHCGRFQFTCHSGECIAVYNACDGIPQCEDGSDEGPECNTVLSTATKPATTSSNLEPMVKPMVQQYVPVQNVQQPQQQTQQVVAQQMQQQQMQQQQQQQQPQQQPQHVIVLGPPPPPPPPPPMVNNREDAAAWANRKMIAEGQQQQQPLPQQQLQQQQQQQQQQQQQQQQQQQQQQQQQQQQQLQQQQSSQPKAEIMNTDAQSHIFSHKGGLQLQPPANGQGPPPLQVPGQMVGAAQVQVQGQSPPIQLPGYEANQAVYGMSRSGIYMPQQQVQLQAPAGQQQVPPSVVWPQQAPLAPQQQAPVQQPQPLMPQQSGHVYAAAPAIQSPPAAQHVMLPVLNAAPAVGKGQVQAADGDYDDYDEDTYTEAPKKKQRKHKKVKTKTAKDPIELALEQNKLQPDGSLPALPVPASPVHEQYKMIHDNLAMEFRDHDGHSERPGGAVLSLTLGLLVTAALAILIGCRMRTVTRRARRLGGKTPYSQEADFLVNGMYL, from the exons ATGATTGCCAAGTTGGCTTTGCCCTTCCTGCTGATGATCGCGGAAGCAGCAGCCACCGCGGAGCAGGTGGAGTACCTGGAGTACCTGCAATCTTCGCCGGCGGAGCACCGACTCAGCAAACGCATGGATCTGGAGGTGTGCATAG GTCACTTTGACGTGCATAAAAACACCATAATCCGGACGGGAGAGTCGCAGGCGATTGGAGGCAAGTACCTCCAGGGCATCGAGTTGGACACCATCGAGGAGTGCGAAAGGCTGTGCTGCGAGACGGACGCTTGCGATGTGTACATCTTCGAGCGGAAGGCGGGTGGCTATTGCTACCTCTTCGAGTGCGGTCCTCCGGAGGATTTCCGCTGCAAGTTCACCAGGCACGCCAACTACACGAGTGCCGTGCTGAATCCCCAGCCAAAGCCCGTCGGCGAGTTGGTGACCACTCCGCGTCCGCAGTTGCCCCACATACCCAGCAACAATGTGTCGCAGCAGGAATGGGAGCTGAGCAACTTGAAGCTGAAGCCGGAAGTCCGCGACAAGCCCACAGTTTCCACCGCCGCAGTGGTGGCTCCCACTTCGGGAACGGGTGTGGGTCTGGGTGTGGGCCAGTCGTCAGTTTACCAAGCTCAAGGTG TTCCCGCCGCGCATTGTGGACGCTTCCAGTTCACCTGCCACTCCGGCGAGTGCATCGCGGTCTACAATGCCTGCGATGGAATACCCCAGTGCGAGGATGGGAGCGACGAGGGACCGGAA TGCAACACCGTGCTGTCGACGGCCACCAAACCGGCCACTACCAGCAGCAATTTGGAGCCCATGGTGAAGCCCATGGTGCAGCAGTATGTGCCCGTGCAGAACGTGcaacagccgcagcaacagACGCAGCAGGTCGTGGcccagcagatgcagcagcagcagatgcagcagcagcagcagcagcaacagccgcagcagcaaccacaacatGTGATTGTTTTGGgtccaccaccgccgccgccgcctccaccGCCCATGGTGAACAATCGGGAAGATGCCGCCGCCTGGGCCAACCGCAAGATGATTGCCGaagggcagcagcagcagcagccactgccacagcagcaactgcaacagcagcaacagcagcaacagcagcaacagcagcaacagcagcaacagcagcaacagcagcaacagcagcaacagcagcagcaattgcagcagcaacagtcgTCGCAGCCAAAGGCGGAGATCATGAACACGG ATGCGCAGAGCCACATATTCAGCCACAAAGGCGGCCTCCAGCTGCAGCCGCCGGCAAATGGACAAGGGCCACCGCCACTCCAGGTTCCGGGTCAGATGGTGGGAGCTGCGCAGGTTCAGGTTCAGGGGCAATCGCCACCGATCCAACTGCCCGGCTACGAGGCCAATCAGGCTGTGTATGGGATGTCACGCTCCGGAATCTACATGCCACAGCAGCAAGTCCAGCTCCAGGCTCcagctggccagcagcaggtGCCACCGAGTGTGGTGTGGCCACAACAGGCTCCATTGGCGCCGCAGCAACAGGCGCCGgtgcagcagccacagccactGATGCCGCAGCAATCTGGTCATGTGTATGCTGCTGCTCCGGCCATCCAATCTCCGCCAGCTGCGCAGCACGTCATGTTGCCCGTCCTAAATGCTGCGCCCGCAGTCGGAAAAGGTCAGGTTCAGGCTGCAGATGGGGACTACGATGATTACGACGAGGACACATACACAGAGGCACCAAAAAAG AAGCAGCGCAAGCACAAGAAGGTCAAGACGAAGACGGCCAAGGATCCCATTGAACTAGCCCTGGAGCAAAATAAGCTACAGCCGGATGGATCTCTTCCAGCTCTGCCCGTTCCCGCTTCTCCAGTCCACGAGCAGTACAAGATGATCCACGACAACCTGGCGATGGAGTTCCGCGATCACGACGGTCACTCGGAGCGTCCTGGTGGAGCAGTCCTCTCACTGACGCTGGGTCTGCTGGTGACCGCTGCTCTGGCCATTCTCATCGGATGCAGGATGCGGACGGTGACCCGGAGGGCACGACGACTGGGCGGCAAGACGCCCTACTCGCAGGAGGCGGACTTCCTGGTCAACGGCATGTATCTATAA